The Oryzias melastigma strain HK-1 linkage group LG6, ASM292280v2, whole genome shotgun sequence genome includes a window with the following:
- the LOC112152175 gene encoding sodium/potassium/calcium exchanger 1 isoform X1 — MHYTRRKRLQMSRVLFLLSGVFLCTLYQLSISAQLYEPLPQVGVNVEGSAEGVQEATLKPDVQTTPPTTHGLEPTDEKTTEMDVTSHTQKAMNTYVTTETTMESEGSTPTESPASPATNRTMVNCIYVAPEPPAEKTTPAPAPVTTVPPASPGEAPHVKGDYPEDIFSIEDRRRGWVILHILGMVYMFVSLAIVCDEFFVPALGVITDKLEISDDVAGATFMAAGGSAPELFTSLIGVFIAHSNVGIGTIVGSAVFNILFVIGMCALFSREVLHLTWWPLFRDVSFYILDLVLLIIFFLDNVILWWESVMLVACYSLYVVFMKFNVQLERAFKTQLHKHKRIVKVIAVEEPEKTNGNGEEIPPPAPEDKNRLKLKPSLQRGGSSASLHNSTMRNTIFQLMIHTLDPLGNGKFKEKAETLTSVARRKSEPKAQDKGEDNQKKTDQPKEQEAAPTADKEKKEQQDDKKVLPIHVLMVFKKPRSQSLIPVYDDVPAEQRESGGSEDSGSDEEDEEDESDESSEEEEEEEEEEEEEEEEKEDEPLSLQWPDTRSKQATYLFLLPIVFPLWMTVPDVRRQKSRKFFAITFLGSIMWIAIFSYLMVWWAHQVGETIGISEEIMGLTILAAGTSIPDLITSVIVARKGLGDMAVSSSVGSNIFDITVGLPVPWLLFSAIHGFGPVAVSSNGLFCAIVLLFLMLLFVIISIAACNWKMNKVLGSTMFLLYFFFLVVSVLLEDRVIICPVSV; from the exons ATGCATTACACAAGAAGGAAGAGACTGCAGATGAGCCGGGTCTTGTTTCTCCTCTCTGGAGTTTTCCTCTGCACCCTCTACCAGCTGAGCATCAGTGCTCAGCTGTATGAGCCTCTGCCTCAGGTTGGCGTGAACGTGGAAGGTTCAGCAGAGGGTGTTCAGGAGGCGACGTTGAAGCCAGACGTGCAGACAACGCCTCCCACCACACACGGGTTGGAGCCCACAGATGAGAAGACGACAGAGATGGACGTGACATCCCACACACAGAAGGCCATGAACACGTATGTTACCACAGAAACAACTATGGAGTCCGAAGGATCCACCCCTACTGAATCACCCGCCTCGCCAGCGACAAACCGGACGATGGTGAACTGCATCTACGTGGCCCCTGAACCCCCAGCAGAGAAGACTACCCCAGCTCCAGCTCCTGTTACCACCGTTCCTCCAGCTTCGCCCGGAGAAGCTCCACATGTGAAGGGCGACTACCCAGAAGACATCTTCTCAATCGAAGACCGCAGAAGAGGATGGGTGATCCTCCACATCTTGGGGATGGTTTACATGTTCGTGTCTCTTGCGATCGTCTGCGATGAGTTCTTCGTGCCTGCGCTCGGTGTGATCACTGACAAGTTAGAAATCTCCGATGACGTAGCAGGAGCCACCTTCATGGCGGCCGGAGGCTCGGCCCCGGAGCTTTTCACCTCTCTGATAGGGGTCTTCATCGCGCACAGCAACGTGGGGATCGGCACCATCGTAGGCTCGGCCgtctttaacattttgtttgtgattGGGATGTGCGCCTTGTTTTCTCGGGAGGTGCTTCATCTCACCTGGTGGCCACTTTTTAGAGATGTGTCATTTTACATTCTTGACCTCGTCTTACTGATAATCTTCTTCTTGGATAACGTCATACTGTGGTGGGAGAGCGTGATGCTGGTGGCCTGTTACTCTCTCTATGTGGTGTTCATGAAGTTTAATGTACAGCTGGAACGTGCTTTCAAGACGCAACTGCACAAACACAAGAGGATTGTGAAAGTTATTGCAGTGGAAGAACCAGAAAAG ACAAATGGAAACGGTGAAGAGATTCCCCCTCCCGCTCCAGAGGACAAGAATCGTTTAAAG TTGAAGCCATCCCTTCAGCGAGGGGGCAGTTCAGCCTCCTTGCACAACAGCACCATGAGAAATACCATCTTCCAACTGATGATTCACACGCTGGACCCCCTGGGAAATG GGAAGTTTAAGGAAAAGGCTGAGACTCTGACAAGCGTGGCTAGACGGAAATCTGAGCCCAAAGCTCAGGACAAAGGTGAAG ACAATCAGAAGAAAACCGATCAGCCCAAAGAACAAGAGGCTGCTCCAACCGCAGACAAAGAGAAGAAGGAGCAGCAAGATGACAAGAAGGTACTCCCCATCCATGTGCTGATGGTTTTCAAAAAGCCCAGAAGTCAGTCTTTGATACCTGTCTAT GACGATGTGCCGGCAGAGCAGAGGGAGTCGGGGGGCTCAGAAGATTCTGGGAgtgatgaggaggatgaagaggatgaaaGTGATGAGTCcagtgaagaggaggaggaggaggaggaggaagaggaggaagaagaagaggaaaaagaagatgAGCCTCTGTCGCTGCAGTGGCCTGACACTCGCAGTAAACAAGCCACCTACCTCTTCTTACTGCCCATCGTCTTCCCTCTGTGGATGACAGTTCCTGATGTTCGCAGACAG AAATCCAGGAAATTCTTTGCCATCACCTTCCTGGGCTCCATCATGTGGATTGCTATTTTTTCTTATCTTATGGTGTGGTGGGCTCATCAG GTGGGAGAGACCATTGGGATCTCTGAGGAGATCATGGGCCTTACAATCCTCGCTGCAGGGACTTCCATCCCGGATCTCATCACGAGTGTGATTGTGGCTCGCAAAGGCCTGGGGGACATGGCAGTGTCCAGCTCAGTGGGCAGCAACATCTTTGACATCACTGTGGG TCTGCCTGTCCCCTGGCTGCTGTTCTCGGCCATCCATGGTTTCGGTCCAGTGGCTGTTAGCAGCAATGGACTCTTCTGTGCCATTGTGCTGCTCTTCCTCATGCTGCTCTTCGTCATCATCTCCATTGCCGCCTGTAACTGGAAGATGAACAAGGTGCTGGGATCCACTATGTTTCTCCTGTACTTCTTCTTCCTGGTGGTCAGCGTTCTGCTGGAGGACCGAGTCATTATCTGCCCCGTTTCCGTCTGA
- the LOC112152175 gene encoding sodium/potassium/calcium exchanger 1 isoform X2 yields the protein MHYTRRKRLQMSRVLFLLSGVFLCTLYQLSISAQLYEPLPQVGVNVEGSAEGVQEATLKPDVQTTPPTTHGLEPTDEKTTEMDVTSHTQKAMNTYVTTETTMESEGSTPTESPASPATNRTMVNCIYVAPEPPAEKTTPAPAPVTTVPPASPGEAPHVKGDYPEDIFSIEDRRRGWVILHILGMVYMFVSLAIVCDEFFVPALGVITDKLEISDDVAGATFMAAGGSAPELFTSLIGVFIAHSNVGIGTIVGSAVFNILFVIGMCALFSREVLHLTWWPLFRDVSFYILDLVLLIIFFLDNVILWWESVMLVACYSLYVVFMKFNVQLERAFKTQLHKHKRIVKVIAVEEPEKTNGNGEEIPPPAPEDKNRLKLKPSLQRGGSSASLHNSTMRNTIFQLMIHTLDPLGNGKFKEKAETLTSVARRKSEPKAQDKDNQKKTDQPKEQEAAPTADKEKKEQQDDKKVLPIHVLMVFKKPRSQSLIPVYDDVPAEQRESGGSEDSGSDEEDEEDESDESSEEEEEEEEEEEEEEEEKEDEPLSLQWPDTRSKQATYLFLLPIVFPLWMTVPDVRRQKSRKFFAITFLGSIMWIAIFSYLMVWWAHQVGETIGISEEIMGLTILAAGTSIPDLITSVIVARKGLGDMAVSSSVGSNIFDITVGLPVPWLLFSAIHGFGPVAVSSNGLFCAIVLLFLMLLFVIISIAACNWKMNKVLGSTMFLLYFFFLVVSVLLEDRVIICPVSV from the exons ATGCATTACACAAGAAGGAAGAGACTGCAGATGAGCCGGGTCTTGTTTCTCCTCTCTGGAGTTTTCCTCTGCACCCTCTACCAGCTGAGCATCAGTGCTCAGCTGTATGAGCCTCTGCCTCAGGTTGGCGTGAACGTGGAAGGTTCAGCAGAGGGTGTTCAGGAGGCGACGTTGAAGCCAGACGTGCAGACAACGCCTCCCACCACACACGGGTTGGAGCCCACAGATGAGAAGACGACAGAGATGGACGTGACATCCCACACACAGAAGGCCATGAACACGTATGTTACCACAGAAACAACTATGGAGTCCGAAGGATCCACCCCTACTGAATCACCCGCCTCGCCAGCGACAAACCGGACGATGGTGAACTGCATCTACGTGGCCCCTGAACCCCCAGCAGAGAAGACTACCCCAGCTCCAGCTCCTGTTACCACCGTTCCTCCAGCTTCGCCCGGAGAAGCTCCACATGTGAAGGGCGACTACCCAGAAGACATCTTCTCAATCGAAGACCGCAGAAGAGGATGGGTGATCCTCCACATCTTGGGGATGGTTTACATGTTCGTGTCTCTTGCGATCGTCTGCGATGAGTTCTTCGTGCCTGCGCTCGGTGTGATCACTGACAAGTTAGAAATCTCCGATGACGTAGCAGGAGCCACCTTCATGGCGGCCGGAGGCTCGGCCCCGGAGCTTTTCACCTCTCTGATAGGGGTCTTCATCGCGCACAGCAACGTGGGGATCGGCACCATCGTAGGCTCGGCCgtctttaacattttgtttgtgattGGGATGTGCGCCTTGTTTTCTCGGGAGGTGCTTCATCTCACCTGGTGGCCACTTTTTAGAGATGTGTCATTTTACATTCTTGACCTCGTCTTACTGATAATCTTCTTCTTGGATAACGTCATACTGTGGTGGGAGAGCGTGATGCTGGTGGCCTGTTACTCTCTCTATGTGGTGTTCATGAAGTTTAATGTACAGCTGGAACGTGCTTTCAAGACGCAACTGCACAAACACAAGAGGATTGTGAAAGTTATTGCAGTGGAAGAACCAGAAAAG ACAAATGGAAACGGTGAAGAGATTCCCCCTCCCGCTCCAGAGGACAAGAATCGTTTAAAG TTGAAGCCATCCCTTCAGCGAGGGGGCAGTTCAGCCTCCTTGCACAACAGCACCATGAGAAATACCATCTTCCAACTGATGATTCACACGCTGGACCCCCTGGGAAATG GGAAGTTTAAGGAAAAGGCTGAGACTCTGACAAGCGTGGCTAGACGGAAATCTGAGCCCAAAGCTCAGGACAAAG ACAATCAGAAGAAAACCGATCAGCCCAAAGAACAAGAGGCTGCTCCAACCGCAGACAAAGAGAAGAAGGAGCAGCAAGATGACAAGAAGGTACTCCCCATCCATGTGCTGATGGTTTTCAAAAAGCCCAGAAGTCAGTCTTTGATACCTGTCTAT GACGATGTGCCGGCAGAGCAGAGGGAGTCGGGGGGCTCAGAAGATTCTGGGAgtgatgaggaggatgaagaggatgaaaGTGATGAGTCcagtgaagaggaggaggaggaggaggaggaagaggaggaagaagaagaggaaaaagaagatgAGCCTCTGTCGCTGCAGTGGCCTGACACTCGCAGTAAACAAGCCACCTACCTCTTCTTACTGCCCATCGTCTTCCCTCTGTGGATGACAGTTCCTGATGTTCGCAGACAG AAATCCAGGAAATTCTTTGCCATCACCTTCCTGGGCTCCATCATGTGGATTGCTATTTTTTCTTATCTTATGGTGTGGTGGGCTCATCAG GTGGGAGAGACCATTGGGATCTCTGAGGAGATCATGGGCCTTACAATCCTCGCTGCAGGGACTTCCATCCCGGATCTCATCACGAGTGTGATTGTGGCTCGCAAAGGCCTGGGGGACATGGCAGTGTCCAGCTCAGTGGGCAGCAACATCTTTGACATCACTGTGGG TCTGCCTGTCCCCTGGCTGCTGTTCTCGGCCATCCATGGTTTCGGTCCAGTGGCTGTTAGCAGCAATGGACTCTTCTGTGCCATTGTGCTGCTCTTCCTCATGCTGCTCTTCGTCATCATCTCCATTGCCGCCTGTAACTGGAAGATGAACAAGGTGCTGGGATCCACTATGTTTCTCCTGTACTTCTTCTTCCTGGTGGTCAGCGTTCTGCTGGAGGACCGAGTCATTATCTGCCCCGTTTCCGTCTGA
- the LOC112152175 gene encoding sodium/potassium/calcium exchanger 1 isoform X4: protein MHYTRRKRLQMSRVLFLLSGVFLCTLYQLSISAQLYEPLPQVGVNVEGSAEGVQEATLKPDVQTTPPTTHGLEPTDEKTTEMDVTSHTQKAMNTYVTTETTMESEGSTPTESPASPATNRTMVNCIYVAPEPPAEKTTPAPAPVTTVPPASPGEAPHVKGDYPEDIFSIEDRRRGWVILHILGMVYMFVSLAIVCDEFFVPALGVITDKLEISDDVAGATFMAAGGSAPELFTSLIGVFIAHSNVGIGTIVGSAVFNILFVIGMCALFSREVLHLTWWPLFRDVSFYILDLVLLIIFFLDNVILWWESVMLVACYSLYVVFMKFNVQLERAFKTQLHKHKRIVKVIAVEEPEKTNGNGEEIPPPAPEDKNRLKLKPSLQRGGSSASLHNSTMRNTIFQLMIHTLDPLGNGKFKEKAETLTSVARRKSEPKAQDKDNQKKTDQPKEQEAAPTADKEKKEQQDDKKDDVPAEQRESGGSEDSGSDEEDEEDESDESSEEEEEEEEEEEEEEEEKEDEPLSLQWPDTRSKQATYLFLLPIVFPLWMTVPDVRRQKSRKFFAITFLGSIMWIAIFSYLMVWWAHQVGETIGISEEIMGLTILAAGTSIPDLITSVIVARKGLGDMAVSSSVGSNIFDITVGLPVPWLLFSAIHGFGPVAVSSNGLFCAIVLLFLMLLFVIISIAACNWKMNKVLGSTMFLLYFFFLVVSVLLEDRVIICPVSV, encoded by the exons ATGCATTACACAAGAAGGAAGAGACTGCAGATGAGCCGGGTCTTGTTTCTCCTCTCTGGAGTTTTCCTCTGCACCCTCTACCAGCTGAGCATCAGTGCTCAGCTGTATGAGCCTCTGCCTCAGGTTGGCGTGAACGTGGAAGGTTCAGCAGAGGGTGTTCAGGAGGCGACGTTGAAGCCAGACGTGCAGACAACGCCTCCCACCACACACGGGTTGGAGCCCACAGATGAGAAGACGACAGAGATGGACGTGACATCCCACACACAGAAGGCCATGAACACGTATGTTACCACAGAAACAACTATGGAGTCCGAAGGATCCACCCCTACTGAATCACCCGCCTCGCCAGCGACAAACCGGACGATGGTGAACTGCATCTACGTGGCCCCTGAACCCCCAGCAGAGAAGACTACCCCAGCTCCAGCTCCTGTTACCACCGTTCCTCCAGCTTCGCCCGGAGAAGCTCCACATGTGAAGGGCGACTACCCAGAAGACATCTTCTCAATCGAAGACCGCAGAAGAGGATGGGTGATCCTCCACATCTTGGGGATGGTTTACATGTTCGTGTCTCTTGCGATCGTCTGCGATGAGTTCTTCGTGCCTGCGCTCGGTGTGATCACTGACAAGTTAGAAATCTCCGATGACGTAGCAGGAGCCACCTTCATGGCGGCCGGAGGCTCGGCCCCGGAGCTTTTCACCTCTCTGATAGGGGTCTTCATCGCGCACAGCAACGTGGGGATCGGCACCATCGTAGGCTCGGCCgtctttaacattttgtttgtgattGGGATGTGCGCCTTGTTTTCTCGGGAGGTGCTTCATCTCACCTGGTGGCCACTTTTTAGAGATGTGTCATTTTACATTCTTGACCTCGTCTTACTGATAATCTTCTTCTTGGATAACGTCATACTGTGGTGGGAGAGCGTGATGCTGGTGGCCTGTTACTCTCTCTATGTGGTGTTCATGAAGTTTAATGTACAGCTGGAACGTGCTTTCAAGACGCAACTGCACAAACACAAGAGGATTGTGAAAGTTATTGCAGTGGAAGAACCAGAAAAG ACAAATGGAAACGGTGAAGAGATTCCCCCTCCCGCTCCAGAGGACAAGAATCGTTTAAAG TTGAAGCCATCCCTTCAGCGAGGGGGCAGTTCAGCCTCCTTGCACAACAGCACCATGAGAAATACCATCTTCCAACTGATGATTCACACGCTGGACCCCCTGGGAAATG GGAAGTTTAAGGAAAAGGCTGAGACTCTGACAAGCGTGGCTAGACGGAAATCTGAGCCCAAAGCTCAGGACAAAG ACAATCAGAAGAAAACCGATCAGCCCAAAGAACAAGAGGCTGCTCCAACCGCAGACAAAGAGAAGAAGGAGCAGCAAGATGACAAGAAG GACGATGTGCCGGCAGAGCAGAGGGAGTCGGGGGGCTCAGAAGATTCTGGGAgtgatgaggaggatgaagaggatgaaaGTGATGAGTCcagtgaagaggaggaggaggaggaggaggaagaggaggaagaagaagaggaaaaagaagatgAGCCTCTGTCGCTGCAGTGGCCTGACACTCGCAGTAAACAAGCCACCTACCTCTTCTTACTGCCCATCGTCTTCCCTCTGTGGATGACAGTTCCTGATGTTCGCAGACAG AAATCCAGGAAATTCTTTGCCATCACCTTCCTGGGCTCCATCATGTGGATTGCTATTTTTTCTTATCTTATGGTGTGGTGGGCTCATCAG GTGGGAGAGACCATTGGGATCTCTGAGGAGATCATGGGCCTTACAATCCTCGCTGCAGGGACTTCCATCCCGGATCTCATCACGAGTGTGATTGTGGCTCGCAAAGGCCTGGGGGACATGGCAGTGTCCAGCTCAGTGGGCAGCAACATCTTTGACATCACTGTGGG TCTGCCTGTCCCCTGGCTGCTGTTCTCGGCCATCCATGGTTTCGGTCCAGTGGCTGTTAGCAGCAATGGACTCTTCTGTGCCATTGTGCTGCTCTTCCTCATGCTGCTCTTCGTCATCATCTCCATTGCCGCCTGTAACTGGAAGATGAACAAGGTGCTGGGATCCACTATGTTTCTCCTGTACTTCTTCTTCCTGGTGGTCAGCGTTCTGCTGGAGGACCGAGTCATTATCTGCCCCGTTTCCGTCTGA
- the LOC112152175 gene encoding sodium/potassium/calcium exchanger 1 isoform X3 has translation MHYTRRKRLQMSRVLFLLSGVFLCTLYQLSISAQLYEPLPQVGVNVEGSAEGVQEATLKPDVQTTPPTTHGLEPTDEKTTEMDVTSHTQKAMNTYVTTETTMESEGSTPTESPASPATNRTMVNCIYVAPEPPAEKTTPAPAPVTTVPPASPGEAPHVKGDYPEDIFSIEDRRRGWVILHILGMVYMFVSLAIVCDEFFVPALGVITDKLEISDDVAGATFMAAGGSAPELFTSLIGVFIAHSNVGIGTIVGSAVFNILFVIGMCALFSREVLHLTWWPLFRDVSFYILDLVLLIIFFLDNVILWWESVMLVACYSLYVVFMKFNVQLERAFKTQLHKHKRIVKVIAVEEPEKTNGNGEEIPPPAPEDKNRLKLKPSLQRGGSSASLHNSTMRNTIFQLMIHTLDPLGNGKFKEKAETLTSVARRKSEPKAQDKGEDNQKKTDQPKEQEAAPTADKEKKEQQDDKKDDVPAEQRESGGSEDSGSDEEDEEDESDESSEEEEEEEEEEEEEEEEKEDEPLSLQWPDTRSKQATYLFLLPIVFPLWMTVPDVRRQKSRKFFAITFLGSIMWIAIFSYLMVWWAHQVGETIGISEEIMGLTILAAGTSIPDLITSVIVARKGLGDMAVSSSVGSNIFDITVGLPVPWLLFSAIHGFGPVAVSSNGLFCAIVLLFLMLLFVIISIAACNWKMNKVLGSTMFLLYFFFLVVSVLLEDRVIICPVSV, from the exons ATGCATTACACAAGAAGGAAGAGACTGCAGATGAGCCGGGTCTTGTTTCTCCTCTCTGGAGTTTTCCTCTGCACCCTCTACCAGCTGAGCATCAGTGCTCAGCTGTATGAGCCTCTGCCTCAGGTTGGCGTGAACGTGGAAGGTTCAGCAGAGGGTGTTCAGGAGGCGACGTTGAAGCCAGACGTGCAGACAACGCCTCCCACCACACACGGGTTGGAGCCCACAGATGAGAAGACGACAGAGATGGACGTGACATCCCACACACAGAAGGCCATGAACACGTATGTTACCACAGAAACAACTATGGAGTCCGAAGGATCCACCCCTACTGAATCACCCGCCTCGCCAGCGACAAACCGGACGATGGTGAACTGCATCTACGTGGCCCCTGAACCCCCAGCAGAGAAGACTACCCCAGCTCCAGCTCCTGTTACCACCGTTCCTCCAGCTTCGCCCGGAGAAGCTCCACATGTGAAGGGCGACTACCCAGAAGACATCTTCTCAATCGAAGACCGCAGAAGAGGATGGGTGATCCTCCACATCTTGGGGATGGTTTACATGTTCGTGTCTCTTGCGATCGTCTGCGATGAGTTCTTCGTGCCTGCGCTCGGTGTGATCACTGACAAGTTAGAAATCTCCGATGACGTAGCAGGAGCCACCTTCATGGCGGCCGGAGGCTCGGCCCCGGAGCTTTTCACCTCTCTGATAGGGGTCTTCATCGCGCACAGCAACGTGGGGATCGGCACCATCGTAGGCTCGGCCgtctttaacattttgtttgtgattGGGATGTGCGCCTTGTTTTCTCGGGAGGTGCTTCATCTCACCTGGTGGCCACTTTTTAGAGATGTGTCATTTTACATTCTTGACCTCGTCTTACTGATAATCTTCTTCTTGGATAACGTCATACTGTGGTGGGAGAGCGTGATGCTGGTGGCCTGTTACTCTCTCTATGTGGTGTTCATGAAGTTTAATGTACAGCTGGAACGTGCTTTCAAGACGCAACTGCACAAACACAAGAGGATTGTGAAAGTTATTGCAGTGGAAGAACCAGAAAAG ACAAATGGAAACGGTGAAGAGATTCCCCCTCCCGCTCCAGAGGACAAGAATCGTTTAAAG TTGAAGCCATCCCTTCAGCGAGGGGGCAGTTCAGCCTCCTTGCACAACAGCACCATGAGAAATACCATCTTCCAACTGATGATTCACACGCTGGACCCCCTGGGAAATG GGAAGTTTAAGGAAAAGGCTGAGACTCTGACAAGCGTGGCTAGACGGAAATCTGAGCCCAAAGCTCAGGACAAAGGTGAAG ACAATCAGAAGAAAACCGATCAGCCCAAAGAACAAGAGGCTGCTCCAACCGCAGACAAAGAGAAGAAGGAGCAGCAAGATGACAAGAAG GACGATGTGCCGGCAGAGCAGAGGGAGTCGGGGGGCTCAGAAGATTCTGGGAgtgatgaggaggatgaagaggatgaaaGTGATGAGTCcagtgaagaggaggaggaggaggaggaggaagaggaggaagaagaagaggaaaaagaagatgAGCCTCTGTCGCTGCAGTGGCCTGACACTCGCAGTAAACAAGCCACCTACCTCTTCTTACTGCCCATCGTCTTCCCTCTGTGGATGACAGTTCCTGATGTTCGCAGACAG AAATCCAGGAAATTCTTTGCCATCACCTTCCTGGGCTCCATCATGTGGATTGCTATTTTTTCTTATCTTATGGTGTGGTGGGCTCATCAG GTGGGAGAGACCATTGGGATCTCTGAGGAGATCATGGGCCTTACAATCCTCGCTGCAGGGACTTCCATCCCGGATCTCATCACGAGTGTGATTGTGGCTCGCAAAGGCCTGGGGGACATGGCAGTGTCCAGCTCAGTGGGCAGCAACATCTTTGACATCACTGTGGG TCTGCCTGTCCCCTGGCTGCTGTTCTCGGCCATCCATGGTTTCGGTCCAGTGGCTGTTAGCAGCAATGGACTCTTCTGTGCCATTGTGCTGCTCTTCCTCATGCTGCTCTTCGTCATCATCTCCATTGCCGCCTGTAACTGGAAGATGAACAAGGTGCTGGGATCCACTATGTTTCTCCTGTACTTCTTCTTCCTGGTGGTCAGCGTTCTGCTGGAGGACCGAGTCATTATCTGCCCCGTTTCCGTCTGA
- the LOC112152157 gene encoding sodium/potassium/calcium exchanger 1 produces the protein MLGRSLSGVLLWTLFLLTMSAQLDYHPETQIGGDFRKAFKREIERMSQDSEPLDRANQWIQGRHDRSSGSESTGIYADPFHTEQSDSSHASGMTTVSPDEGPRFNRFPADVFSVEQRRAGWVILHILGIMYMFVSLIVVCDEFFVPAVGVIMDRLSISDDVAGATVMAAGRSVPSVLFGLVTVFFMDSRVSMGGLVGSGVYSILFVTGMCAGLSRTVLHLTWWPLFRDLSFYLLYFILVVLFFLDNAVMWWESGILMAGYTLYVIFMKFNTQAELAIKSILHKLKPVQTDSPFEAPPKVNVPLGEETSPKTDFCISDTDDKNEGLEGGEVRGDSPLSLRWPDTRCQQAAYLLLLPARLPLWITVPDVRNQKSRRFYAVTFLVSILWICVFSYVTHWWTNQMGETAIALRFMGILVTAICHPDLITSVIVTRKGLPNMAVSSNVGSSIFSLTVSFPLPMLLYSLSHGLAPAAVSSEGISCSTLLLVLMLLSAIVCIVSCKRKMNKALGASLVLLYILFVIVGILFSFEIIVCPLF, from the exons atgttgggCAGAAGTCTATCAGGGGTTTTGCTCTGGACCCTTTTCCTGCTCACCATGAGTGCCCAGCTGGATTATCATCCAGAGACTCAGATTGgaggagattttagaaaagCCTTCAAAAGAGAGATTGAGAGGATGAGTCAGGACTCTGAGCCCTTAGATCGAGCCAATCAATGGATTCAAGGTAGACATGAcagaagttctggttctgaatcTACAGGCATTTATGCTGACCCCTTCCACACAGAGCAGTCGGATTCATCACATGCGTCTGGTATGACCACCGTTTCCCCAGATGAAGGTCCACGATTCAATAGATTCCCTGCAGATGTATTTTCTGTTGAACAGCGCAGAGCAGGATGGGTGATCCTGCACATTTTGGGGATAATGTACATGTTTGTGTCACTAATAGTCGTCTGTGATGAGTTCTTTGTTCCTGCCGTTGGAGTAATTATGGACAGGTTGTCCATCTCTGATGATGTAGCAGGAGCCACCGTCATGGCCGCTGGAAGATCGGTTCCCAGTGTCCTCTTTGGTCTGGTGACAGTCTTCTTCATGGACAGCAGAGTTAGCATGGGGGGACTGGTTGGTTCCGGAGTTTacagcattttgtttgtgacaGGAATGTGTGCCGGGTTGTCTCGGACAGTTCTTCATCTGACCTGGTGGCCACTTTTCAGAGACTTGTCATTCTACCTGCTTTACTTCATCTTAGTGGTGTTATTTTTCTTGGACAATGCTGTAATGTGGTGGGAGAGCGGGATCCTGATGGCTGGTTATACTCTGTATGTCATATTTATGAAGTTTAACACCCAGGCAGAGTTAGCCATCAAGTCCATCCTGCACAAACTGAAGCCCGTTCAGACGGACAGTCCTTTTGAGGCGCCCCCTAAG GTAAATGTACCTTTGGGAGAAGAAACATCCCCTAAAACAGACTTCTGCATTAGTGACACTGATGACAAGAACGAAGGACTGGAAGGAGGAGAGGTCAGAGGTGACTCGCCGCTCTCTTTACGCTGGCCTGACACCCGCTGTCAGCAGGCCGCCTACCTCCTCCTGCTGCCCGCCAGGCTTCCTCTGTGGATCACTGTTCCTGATGTCCGAAACCAG AAATCTAGAAGATTCTACGCGGTGACCTTCCTGGTTTCGAttctttggatttgtgttttcTCCTATGTCACACATTGGTGGACCAATCAG atGGGAGAAACTGCAATAGCCTTGAGATTTATGGGTATTTTGGTCACGGCGATATGCCACCCTGACCTCATTACCAGCGTGATTGTGACCCGCAAAGGCCTGCCGAACATGGCTGTATCCAGCAATGTAGgcagcagcatcttcagccTGACTGTGAG TTTCCCCCTGCCAATGCTGCTCTACTCCTTGAGCCACGGTTTGGCTCCAGCTGCTGTCAGCTCTGAAGGGATCAGCTGCAGCACTCTGTTACTTGTCCTCATGCTCCTATCGGCCATCGTCTGCATTGTATCCTGCAAACGGAAGATGAATAAAGCTCTGGGGGCCAGCTTGGTCCTGCTATACATCCTCTTTGTGATCGTAGGTATTCTATTCAGCTTTGAAATCATCGTCTGTCCCTTATTCTAG